Proteins from a single region of Haloarchaeobius litoreus:
- a CDS encoding MYXO-CTERM sorting domain-containing protein produces MIPLQSAPDGGVYVALGLLVLLAVLSVRRSEGAHDLGVERLAPLLPLLVAFGALVLYLAVTGLGQ; encoded by the coding sequence GTGATTCCCCTCCAGTCGGCTCCCGACGGGGGCGTCTACGTCGCACTCGGCCTGCTCGTCCTGCTCGCCGTGCTTTCGGTGCGACGTTCCGAGGGCGCACACGACCTCGGCGTGGAACGGCTCGCACCGCTGCTCCCGCTCCTGGTCGCCTTCGGTGCGCTCGTCCTCTACCTCGCCGTCACCGGACTCGGCCAGTAG
- a CDS encoding glycosyltransferase family 2 protein produces the protein MSEPSSRQAPRDADSLLVPQESEATPTISFVMPTMNEEGAIAECIEWAKSALLELGVTGEIVVSDSSTDRTPKIAREHGARVITPDGRGYGYAYRYAFEHVRGEYVVIGDADTTYDFRELPELFALVESGEADMAMGSRLNGDMETGAMPALHRYVGNPLLTKFLNVFYGTNISDAHSGFRVISRDALEQLDLRTDGMEFASEMIMKAASAGLEIREVPITYRERTGDATLESFRDGWRHVRFMLINAPDYLFTIPAVLTGGTGLGLLGAVAADGAITGLDLGARAVVLGCLLLIVAHQTAVLATTSAIVANPIRKPSDPVTRFVTERFRLEHGLALGTGLLLVGGSYTLVNAVGWLNGNSVPLSDVDTVAFTLLVLGVLTVFDSFFLSVLGERDSP, from the coding sequence ATGTCCGAGCCCTCGTCCAGGCAGGCTCCCCGGGATGCAGACTCGTTGCTGGTCCCACAAGAAAGTGAGGCAACGCCGACGATTAGTTTCGTGATGCCGACGATGAACGAGGAGGGAGCCATCGCGGAGTGCATCGAGTGGGCGAAATCCGCGTTACTCGAACTGGGCGTGACCGGTGAAATCGTGGTCAGCGACAGCTCTACCGACCGCACCCCGAAAATCGCCCGGGAGCACGGTGCGAGAGTCATCACGCCGGACGGACGGGGGTACGGCTACGCGTACCGGTACGCCTTCGAGCACGTCCGGGGCGAGTACGTCGTCATCGGCGACGCCGACACCACCTACGACTTCCGGGAGCTCCCGGAGCTGTTCGCGCTCGTCGAGTCGGGCGAGGCCGACATGGCGATGGGGAGCCGGCTGAACGGGGACATGGAGACCGGGGCGATGCCGGCGCTCCACCGGTACGTGGGCAACCCGCTCCTGACCAAGTTCCTGAACGTGTTCTACGGGACGAACATCAGCGACGCCCACAGCGGCTTCCGGGTCATCTCGCGGGACGCCCTGGAGCAACTCGACCTCCGCACCGACGGGATGGAGTTCGCGAGCGAGATGATAATGAAGGCCGCCTCCGCCGGATTGGAGATACGGGAGGTGCCTATCACCTACCGCGAACGCACCGGCGACGCGACGCTGGAGAGCTTCCGCGACGGCTGGCGGCACGTCCGGTTCATGCTCATCAATGCACCGGACTACCTGTTCACCATCCCCGCGGTGCTCACCGGCGGCACGGGCCTCGGGCTGCTCGGTGCGGTCGCCGCAGATGGGGCCATCACGGGGTTGGACCTCGGTGCCCGTGCGGTGGTCCTCGGCTGCCTCCTCCTCATCGTGGCGCACCAGACGGCGGTGCTGGCGACCACGAGCGCCATCGTCGCGAACCCGATCCGGAAGCCGTCGGACCCGGTGACGCGGTTCGTCACCGAGCGCTTCCGGCTCGAACACGGCCTCGCGCTGGGGACCGGCCTGCTGCTCGTCGGCGGGTCGTACACCCTCGTCAACGCTGTCGGGTGGCTCAACGGCAACAGCGTCCCGCTCTCGGACGTGGACACCGTCGCGTTCACGCTGCTGGTGCTCGGCGTGCTCACCGTCTTCGACTCCTTCTTCCTGAGCGTACTCGGGGAGCGTGACTCGCCGTGA
- a CDS encoding MBL fold metallo-hydrolase gives MHRIQLDNREFEGANAVYLLGADEDGPTTLVDTATAQPTVQRELADGLAAAGVGLADVDQVLLTHFHGDHAGGAGAVQQAGDAVVRVHDADAPLVERDASALAEFEDRQTTLFDEWGMPERAAGELRDRLAADALWSDPAASVEPFGDGDRFAVGTGEIEVWHLPGHTVGQCGFVLDDGDERALFSGDALLPKYTPNVGGADIRDEDALQHYLDALVRIVEGGFDVAYPGHRQPIEEPADRARHILAHHRERTGRVVDVLAEHGPADAWTVSAHLFGDLAGIHILHGPGEAYAHLEHLQDAGLVAVDGGEYALREERPALDPLFPALD, from the coding sequence GTGCACAGGATTCAGCTTGACAACAGGGAGTTCGAGGGCGCGAACGCGGTCTATCTGCTGGGGGCCGACGAGGACGGACCGACCACGCTGGTCGACACCGCGACGGCACAGCCGACGGTGCAGCGGGAGCTCGCTGACGGGCTCGCCGCCGCGGGCGTCGGACTCGCCGACGTGGACCAGGTACTGCTTACACATTTCCACGGCGACCACGCCGGCGGTGCCGGTGCGGTCCAGCAGGCCGGCGACGCCGTGGTCCGCGTCCACGACGCGGATGCGCCGCTGGTGGAGCGTGATGCCAGCGCACTGGCCGAGTTCGAGGACCGGCAGACGACGCTGTTCGACGAGTGGGGGATGCCCGAGCGTGCGGCGGGGGAGCTGCGAGACCGCCTCGCCGCCGACGCGCTCTGGTCCGACCCCGCTGCCTCGGTCGAACCGTTCGGGGATGGCGACCGGTTCGCGGTCGGCACCGGCGAGATCGAGGTGTGGCACCTGCCGGGGCACACCGTCGGCCAGTGCGGGTTCGTGCTGGACGACGGCGACGAACGGGCCCTGTTCAGCGGCGACGCGCTGCTCCCGAAGTACACGCCGAACGTCGGTGGGGCGGACATCAGGGACGAGGACGCACTGCAGCACTACCTCGACGCCCTGGTCCGCATCGTCGAGGGCGGCTTCGACGTCGCCTATCCCGGGCATCGGCAGCCCATCGAGGAGCCGGCCGACCGTGCGCGCCACATCCTGGCCCACCACCGCGAGCGCACCGGCCGCGTCGTCGACGTGCTGGCGGAGCACGGCCCGGCCGACGCCTGGACCGTGAGCGCGCACCTGTTCGGCGACCTCGCCGGTATCCACATCCTCCACGGCCCCGGCGAGGCGTACGCCCACCTCGAACACCTGCAGGACGCCGGCCTTGTGGCGGTCGACGGCGGCGAGTACGCGCTCCGCGAGGAGCGGCCCGCGCTGGACCCGCTGTTCCCCGCACTCGACTGA
- a CDS encoding multicopper oxidase domain-containing protein — MPTNERQGTDEEPTDLGTDSVRSGFRPTRRQFLSASSGIAAGGLIQNEAPLAAATNRAGTVPDEPDEGSRVRRFDVHAIPVDIVYNRYGLHQPVGVMYALEDDVDDICDLSGKVPCDNRVVFDDDADDCFCDDIPDGKRADGDTRLIQPLVLRAQRGDIVEIEFHNDLDRTASMHQTSLPYEVAESDGMAVGKNPDTTVEPGESVTYRWYADELGTHFFLDGANQAYDSARDGPQQANLLSLGLFGSISVFPQGAYWTDPLTGEEVQGRVQADIHVPDEISDDAAEDGFVPGVSYRQFLIHYHTPEGIQTADGGQLTYPGSDEEQTVHAINYRADPTGNRIPSLENEDSELEESFYNSWLHGDPGGGDNVYPMYVGDPVKAVAVGASVEENHVHHLHGHRWKKIPPNDGSDTVDSQSVGLGAVYETPFTTAFGRPLGGVRDFDTVRPDMDFGEAFSVGAGGAHGSAGDVLFHCHLFPHYGEGMWGIMRILDKETDELQKLPTNDPPLSKDDDIPGFPEFVPGEFNEDPPFPPYGAAGLDEFRDPEPDEEQALTRRGEIRPGAPYADPCEPYLDAFEPEYEGETREYTIVALPADIVYNDAGHHDPNGIVYVLEEHADLVREGKLNPEPLVIRANVGDCVEITFKNEVTEENIAAIPADRTPDNSEGKPESVPIEEGGKSNHIHFVSYDLLGSDSLATGFNYRQDAPACEEAHYRWYADEEGTIFFHDHITGISDVMHGSFASLVVEPPGSEWRDPYSGDHIRSGTQAIIDPEEGDAYREFCIAYQDFAQLLDRDDELVNRNAEHNENAGVMALNYRNTPYYTRDDCDPAYVHSSYVHGDPSTPVFEAYEDDNVRFRLWQAVYEEQHNFNIHGKQLEPEGLDPQETVSQIIGTSEAFSFDLAADDYPGDRDEFEDLNENPSGLPIRDYVYGSLVVDDRWDGMWGLYREFGGEVDHLHPLPGEGTPDGEISRHELREMGHPAPWSDLDWSECGQLARLLYADDDCRAFPPDKDARQNDCIDGDPPDIAPNPGDPCPKGAPVKSFDVSAFTTEIPYNDYGDHDPDGIVYALDDHVEGICDGSLELTPLTLRTNVGDCVEVTLTNDIDFDEIDEDHAHPLMQTTRPWERSERISIHALRLDYDVLGSDGVTAGFNWDQTVGPGETITYRWFVNGTVGASVLFDHADLRSNRHHGAYGRIISEPEGVDYLDPYTAEPARQGLGDSTMLKRPDGPDRRNYSLAFADGQFILNEDDPDDCVVPPGPDVENPDDPCNQLGDAEDHGYQAINYRNEPFIRRFEKDADPADVYDSDIHDDPATPIPRALLGDPVTFRVHKTADKADGLVFHLAGHMWQRFRNVDDSEVIGVDDRFTVGKAKQIEPIGDAGGLTTSTGDFIYQETRQRRKLEAGYWGIFRVEKDISEFCNPIHPLPDQAHNVPLRERPNWVVLQGDITGGSRDDIVVLVPESVRSACGESALYLFEDVRYRHRITDLADANAHALVAYDDNQLVVTLEEEAGFDPTWLLQLLRNTELRVLGCPDDYCIDVESDDLTEVELEVVGSDGDESWELEVFPESVHQSRDSVTITWEDGSTFVLRGCTDLFD; from the coding sequence ATGCCAACCAACGAGCGGCAAGGTACCGACGAGGAGCCTACGGATCTCGGGACGGACTCGGTCCGATCGGGGTTCCGTCCGACGCGCCGGCAGTTCCTCTCTGCGAGCAGCGGGATCGCCGCGGGTGGGTTGATCCAGAACGAGGCCCCCCTCGCCGCGGCCACGAACAGGGCAGGCACCGTCCCCGACGAGCCCGACGAGGGTAGCCGGGTCAGACGCTTCGACGTCCACGCGATACCGGTCGACATCGTCTACAACCGGTACGGCCTGCACCAGCCCGTCGGGGTGATGTACGCACTGGAGGACGACGTCGACGACATCTGCGACCTCTCCGGGAAGGTACCCTGCGACAACAGGGTGGTCTTCGACGACGACGCCGACGACTGTTTCTGTGACGATATCCCCGACGGGAAGCGCGCAGACGGGGATACGCGGCTCATCCAGCCCCTCGTGCTTCGCGCCCAGCGTGGCGACATCGTCGAGATCGAGTTCCACAACGACCTCGACAGGACCGCCTCGATGCACCAGACCTCGCTCCCCTACGAGGTCGCTGAGAGCGACGGGATGGCGGTCGGGAAGAACCCCGACACGACCGTCGAACCGGGAGAGTCCGTCACGTACCGGTGGTACGCCGACGAACTCGGCACCCACTTCTTCCTCGACGGGGCGAACCAGGCCTACGACAGCGCGAGGGACGGCCCACAGCAGGCGAACCTCCTCTCCCTCGGACTGTTCGGGTCGATCTCGGTGTTCCCGCAGGGGGCGTACTGGACCGACCCGCTGACAGGGGAGGAGGTGCAAGGGCGCGTGCAGGCGGACATCCACGTCCCGGACGAGATATCCGACGACGCGGCGGAGGATGGGTTCGTCCCGGGGGTCAGCTACCGACAGTTCCTGATCCACTACCACACTCCGGAGGGTATTCAGACCGCCGATGGGGGCCAGTTGACCTACCCGGGCAGCGACGAGGAGCAGACGGTCCACGCCATCAACTACCGAGCGGACCCGACCGGTAACCGGATTCCGTCGCTGGAGAACGAGGACTCGGAGCTTGAGGAGTCGTTCTACAACTCGTGGCTGCACGGCGACCCCGGCGGGGGTGACAACGTCTACCCGATGTACGTCGGTGACCCGGTCAAGGCGGTCGCCGTGGGCGCGTCTGTCGAGGAGAACCACGTCCACCACCTGCACGGCCACCGGTGGAAGAAGATTCCACCGAACGACGGGTCGGACACGGTCGACTCACAGAGCGTCGGCCTCGGTGCGGTGTACGAGACGCCGTTCACGACGGCCTTCGGCCGGCCCCTCGGTGGGGTCCGCGACTTCGACACCGTCCGGCCGGACATGGACTTCGGCGAGGCGTTCTCGGTCGGTGCCGGCGGCGCACACGGCAGTGCCGGTGACGTGCTGTTCCACTGCCACCTGTTCCCGCACTACGGCGAGGGCATGTGGGGTATCATGCGCATCCTCGACAAGGAGACCGACGAGCTACAGAAGCTCCCCACGAACGACCCGCCCCTCTCGAAGGACGACGACATCCCCGGCTTTCCGGAGTTCGTCCCCGGCGAATTCAACGAGGACCCGCCGTTCCCGCCGTACGGGGCGGCCGGCCTGGACGAGTTCCGGGACCCCGAACCCGACGAGGAGCAGGCGCTCACGAGGCGCGGCGAGATACGTCCCGGGGCCCCGTACGCCGACCCGTGCGAGCCGTACCTCGATGCGTTCGAGCCCGAGTACGAAGGCGAGACGCGCGAGTACACCATCGTCGCGCTCCCGGCGGACATCGTCTACAACGACGCCGGCCACCACGACCCGAACGGTATCGTCTACGTCCTCGAGGAGCACGCCGACCTCGTCCGGGAGGGGAAGCTGAACCCGGAGCCGCTCGTCATCCGGGCGAACGTCGGCGACTGCGTGGAGATCACGTTCAAGAACGAGGTCACCGAGGAGAACATCGCGGCGATACCTGCCGACAGGACACCCGACAACAGCGAGGGCAAGCCCGAGAGCGTCCCCATCGAGGAAGGCGGGAAGTCCAACCACATCCACTTCGTCTCCTACGACCTGCTCGGCTCCGACTCGCTCGCGACCGGGTTCAACTACCGCCAGGACGCGCCGGCCTGCGAGGAGGCCCACTACCGCTGGTACGCCGACGAGGAGGGGACCATCTTCTTCCACGACCACATCACCGGCATCTCGGACGTGATGCACGGCTCGTTCGCCTCCCTCGTCGTCGAACCGCCGGGCTCGGAGTGGCGCGACCCGTACAGCGGGGACCACATCAGGAGCGGGACGCAGGCCATCATCGATCCCGAGGAGGGCGATGCCTACCGCGAGTTCTGTATCGCCTATCAGGACTTCGCACAGCTCCTCGACCGCGACGACGAACTGGTGAACAGGAACGCAGAGCACAACGAGAACGCCGGGGTGATGGCTCTCAACTACCGCAACACGCCGTACTACACCCGGGACGACTGCGACCCCGCGTACGTCCACTCGTCGTACGTCCACGGGGACCCGTCGACGCCGGTGTTCGAGGCGTACGAGGACGACAACGTCCGGTTCCGTCTGTGGCAGGCGGTCTACGAGGAGCAGCACAACTTCAACATCCACGGCAAGCAGCTCGAACCCGAGGGGCTCGACCCGCAGGAGACCGTCTCGCAGATAATCGGCACCTCGGAGGCGTTTTCGTTCGATCTCGCCGCGGACGACTACCCGGGCGACCGGGACGAGTTCGAGGACCTGAACGAGAATCCGTCGGGGCTCCCGATACGGGACTACGTCTACGGGTCGCTGGTCGTCGACGACCGCTGGGACGGAATGTGGGGCCTCTACCGGGAGTTCGGCGGCGAGGTCGACCACCTCCACCCCCTCCCGGGCGAGGGCACACCCGACGGGGAGATCTCACGGCACGAACTTCGCGAGATGGGCCATCCAGCGCCGTGGAGCGACCTCGACTGGAGCGAGTGCGGCCAGCTCGCCCGGCTGCTGTACGCCGACGACGACTGCCGCGCATTCCCGCCGGACAAGGACGCCCGGCAGAACGACTGCATCGACGGGGACCCGCCGGACATCGCCCCGAATCCCGGCGACCCCTGCCCGAAGGGTGCACCCGTCAAGTCCTTCGATGTGAGTGCGTTCACCACCGAGATTCCGTACAACGATTACGGCGACCACGACCCAGACGGTATCGTCTACGCGCTGGATGACCACGTCGAGGGAATCTGCGACGGCAGTCTGGAGCTCACGCCGCTGACCCTCCGAACGAACGTCGGCGACTGTGTCGAGGTGACGCTCACCAACGACATCGACTTCGACGAGATCGACGAGGATCACGCCCACCCGCTGATGCAGACGACGCGACCGTGGGAGCGCTCCGAGCGCATCTCCATCCACGCCCTCAGGCTCGACTACGACGTGCTCGGCTCCGACGGCGTCACGGCCGGCTTCAACTGGGACCAGACGGTCGGACCCGGCGAGACCATCACCTACCGGTGGTTCGTCAACGGGACGGTGGGCGCGTCGGTCCTCTTCGACCACGCGGACCTTCGAAGCAACCGCCACCACGGTGCGTACGGCCGGATCATCAGCGAGCCCGAGGGTGTCGACTACCTCGACCCGTACACTGCCGAGCCCGCCCGCCAGGGACTCGGTGACTCGACGATGCTCAAGCGTCCCGACGGTCCGGACCGCCGGAACTACTCGCTCGCGTTCGCCGACGGGCAGTTCATACTGAACGAAGACGACCCCGACGACTGCGTCGTTCCCCCGGGCCCAGACGTGGAAAATCCCGACGACCCCTGCAACCAACTCGGTGACGCCGAGGACCACGGCTATCAGGCCATCAACTACCGGAACGAACCGTTCATCCGCCGCTTCGAGAAGGACGCCGACCCGGCCGACGTGTACGACTCTGACATCCACGACGACCCCGCGACGCCGATTCCGCGCGCGCTCCTCGGCGACCCCGTCACCTTCCGGGTGCACAAGACCGCCGACAAGGCCGACGGACTGGTGTTCCACCTCGCGGGTCATATGTGGCAGCGGTTCCGCAACGTCGACGATTCCGAGGTCATCGGTGTCGACGACAGATTCACGGTCGGGAAGGCCAAGCAGATTGAACCGATCGGCGACGCAGGCGGTCTCACCACCAGCACAGGTGACTTCATCTACCAGGAGACCAGACAGCGTCGCAAGCTCGAAGCCGGCTACTGGGGCATCTTCCGCGTCGAGAAGGATATCTCCGAGTTCTGCAACCCCATCCACCCCCTGCCGGACCAGGCACACAACGTTCCGCTCCGGGAACGACCGAACTGGGTGGTGTTACAGGGCGATATCACCGGAGGGAGCCGCGACGATATCGTCGTGCTGGTGCCCGAGAGCGTCCGCAGTGCCTGTGGAGAGAGCGCACTCTACCTCTTCGAAGACGTCCGGTATCGCCACCGTATTACGGACCTCGCTGACGCCAACGCCCACGCGCTCGTCGCCTACGACGACAACCAGCTGGTTGTGACGCTAGAGGAGGAAGCAGGCTTCGACCCGACGTGGCTCCTCCAGCTGCTCCGGAACACCGAGCTCCGCGTGCTCGGCTGCCCGGATGACTACTGTATCGACGTGGAGAGCGACGACCTCACAGAGGTCGAACTCGAGGTGGTCGGGTCGGACGGCGACGAGAGCTGGGAGCTTGAGGTGTTCCCGGAGTCAGTCCACCAGAGCCGCGATTCGGTAACGATCACGTGGGAGGACGGCTCGACGTTCGTGCTGCGAGGGTGTACGGACCTGTTCGACTAG
- a CDS encoding ribonuclease H-like domain-containing protein has protein sequence MQSPASARIAAAAPAFVERASAGELADWLAYFEPDVVVLPGDESGRRAASALRRTTGDDTLVFDPGGHDPLSGSRRVGGVELHFAPTTDDLATVDPASTAFVLSGLLSLDVDRATLSTSLDGLTAYRDGLGPAAGDDAPVNLSVRLPAGYRREWEGLRVVGAGADAGVGDEPLVALDCRADGRVLERSLRRSTLGLRALDGVGETRARRLREAGFGSRAAVAEAGVAALAGLDGLGESSAERIAESARAVAAGEVVRRSDAPLPGGDPVFVDIETDGLSPTITWLVGVLEGSAEDGTYRSFVQRDPDDPGGAIREFLAWYDAEARGRQVVAYNGWTFDFPVLAEHVTEYCPEFEPVWDAMDRFDPYRWAVRDDNAVLPGRTNKLEDVAAALGHEPAETGLTGAAVARAYRAWMDDPSRATELDWDRFDAYCEDDVRALATVWTALAGSSRVVSETRSDRGADETTQGTLSDW, from the coding sequence ATGCAGTCGCCCGCGAGCGCCCGTATCGCTGCTGCCGCGCCCGCCTTCGTCGAGCGAGCGTCGGCCGGCGAGCTCGCCGACTGGCTCGCGTACTTCGAGCCCGACGTGGTCGTGCTGCCCGGCGACGAGTCGGGCCGACGGGCCGCGAGCGCGTTGCGACGGACCACCGGCGACGACACCCTCGTCTTCGACCCGGGGGGACACGATCCGCTCAGCGGCTCCCGACGGGTCGGCGGGGTCGAACTGCACTTCGCGCCGACGACCGACGACCTCGCGACGGTCGACCCTGCCAGCACCGCGTTCGTCCTCTCCGGGCTGCTCTCTCTCGACGTCGACCGGGCGACGCTCTCGACATCGCTGGACGGGCTGACGGCGTATCGCGACGGGCTCGGGCCCGCCGCGGGCGACGACGCTCCCGTCAACCTCTCTGTGCGGCTCCCCGCGGGCTACCGCCGCGAGTGGGAGGGGCTCCGGGTCGTCGGTGCGGGCGCGGACGCCGGGGTCGGTGACGAACCGCTGGTCGCGCTGGACTGCCGGGCCGACGGTCGGGTCCTCGAACGGTCACTGAGACGGTCGACCCTGGGACTTCGCGCCCTCGATGGCGTCGGGGAGACGCGTGCGCGACGGCTCCGCGAGGCCGGCTTCGGCAGCCGCGCGGCCGTCGCCGAGGCGGGGGTCGCGGCGCTGGCCGGACTCGACGGGCTGGGAGAGTCGTCCGCCGAACGCATCGCCGAGAGCGCCCGGGCGGTCGCCGCGGGCGAGGTCGTCCGTCGCTCCGACGCGCCGCTGCCCGGTGGCGACCCGGTGTTCGTCGACATCGAGACGGACGGGCTCTCCCCGACCATCACGTGGCTCGTCGGCGTCCTCGAGGGCTCGGCCGAGGACGGCACCTACCGCTCGTTCGTCCAGCGGGACCCCGACGACCCCGGTGGTGCCATCCGCGAGTTCCTCGCGTGGTACGACGCCGAGGCGAGGGGGCGTCAGGTCGTCGCCTACAACGGCTGGACGTTCGACTTCCCGGTGCTCGCCGAGCACGTCACCGAGTACTGCCCGGAGTTCGAGCCGGTCTGGGACGCGATGGACCGGTTCGACCCGTACCGCTGGGCGGTCAGGGACGACAACGCCGTCCTGCCTGGCCGCACGAACAAGCTGGAAGACGTCGCCGCCGCGCTCGGACACGAACCAGCCGAGACCGGCCTGACAGGGGCCGCGGTGGCGCGAGCCTACCGAGCCTGGATGGACGACCCCTCACGGGCGACCGAACTCGACTGGGACCGCTTCGACGCCTACTGCGAGGACGACGTGCGGGCGCTGGCGACCGTCTGGACGGCGCTCGCCGGGAGCAGTCGCGTCGTCTCCGAGACACGCTCCGATCGCGGAGCGGACGAGACGACCCAGGGCACCCTCTCGGACTGGTGA
- a CDS encoding DEAD/DEAH box helicase has translation MGQDTHTDAPTAAESLAETFPDYEDQLRHAETIPPRPAHTVDPHDVLRADLAGRFSDAIGELYTHQARALDRLADGENVCVATSTSSGKTYVYALQVARNHLADPESTALLVYPTKALSRDQEQELNEFYADLGLDLSVQVYDGDTPGDRRRHIREHADVIITNFAGVNTYLGHHGGWRRFFANCELLAVDESHTYTGVHGMHVAWTVRRLRRILDHYGSDPQIVCTSATVGNPAEHSERLVGKPFAVVDEDGSPRGRRDVAFWKPPVDEDELDDDADFEAFRAATTSPVWEGASILAHLGLHGLQTLMFARSRKNAELGAKYAGDAASKHPGSGYVDVAPYHAGLGKETRRGTEYEFKTGQLDGVTSTNALELGIDVGSMDATVLTGYPGTRQSFWQQVGRSGRGTSDALSVFVARADAIDQYILDDPEYVLGDAIEDGVVGLENNPVYAEHVRCAAHEKPLTGDDREWFDGDRLDRAVGMWRDAGQLAGELSRGVRYIGPPRPQSDVSMYGAADTQFVVRRADGDIDMEPVDRDRAYRDHHEGALFLHAGAQYLVTEFVEDAPQPYITVERVRTDEYTETSSEKTIRDLEVEERRELGDGYALAHGTGTVEIHYTHYQRKNISTGQATTPLQPTGLPPVELRTDLMWVETPPALRDDILSEVGGLDPATASEGEVMEVFGGGLHGAEHGMIKLTPLELRLDTGDLGGLSTPMHPETGVPTWFIHSAVAGGLGFARRIYERAEPLARRTRERVACCDCSGTGGCPACIMDSQCGNQNQYLHTEATVAVLDRLLDRA, from the coding sequence ATGGGTCAGGACACACACACCGACGCGCCGACCGCGGCCGAGTCGCTCGCCGAGACGTTCCCGGACTACGAGGACCAGCTCCGCCACGCGGAGACCATCCCGCCCCGGCCCGCGCACACCGTCGACCCGCACGACGTTCTGCGTGCCGACCTCGCGGGCCGGTTCTCGGACGCCATCGGCGAACTGTACACCCACCAGGCGCGGGCGCTGGACCGGCTCGCCGACGGCGAGAACGTCTGCGTCGCCACCTCGACCTCCTCGGGCAAGACGTACGTCTACGCGCTCCAGGTGGCCCGGAACCACCTCGCCGACCCGGAGTCGACCGCGCTGCTCGTCTACCCGACGAAGGCACTCTCCCGCGACCAGGAGCAGGAGCTGAACGAGTTCTACGCCGACCTCGGGCTCGACCTCTCGGTGCAGGTGTACGACGGCGACACGCCGGGCGACCGTCGCCGGCACATCCGCGAGCACGCCGATGTGATCATCACGAACTTCGCCGGCGTCAACACGTACCTCGGCCACCACGGCGGCTGGCGTCGCTTCTTCGCGAACTGCGAGCTGCTCGCAGTCGACGAGTCCCACACCTACACCGGCGTCCACGGGATGCACGTCGCCTGGACCGTCCGTCGACTCCGACGCATCCTCGACCACTACGGCAGCGACCCGCAGATCGTCTGCACCTCCGCGACGGTCGGCAACCCCGCCGAGCATTCCGAGCGCCTCGTCGGCAAGCCCTTCGCCGTCGTCGACGAGGACGGCTCGCCACGGGGACGACGCGACGTGGCGTTCTGGAAGCCGCCCGTGGACGAGGACGAACTCGACGACGACGCCGACTTCGAGGCGTTCCGGGCCGCCACCACCAGCCCGGTCTGGGAGGGTGCATCCATCCTCGCCCACCTCGGCCTCCACGGGCTCCAGACGCTTATGTTCGCCCGCAGCCGGAAGAACGCCGAGCTCGGCGCGAAGTACGCCGGCGACGCCGCGAGCAAGCACCCGGGCTCCGGCTACGTCGACGTGGCACCGTACCACGCGGGACTGGGCAAGGAGACCAGACGCGGCACCGAGTACGAGTTCAAGACCGGCCAGCTCGATGGCGTCACCTCGACGAACGCGCTCGAACTCGGCATCGACGTCGGTTCGATGGACGCCACCGTCCTCACGGGCTACCCCGGGACGCGACAGTCGTTCTGGCAGCAGGTCGGCCGTTCCGGCCGCGGCACGAGCGACGCGCTCTCGGTGTTCGTCGCCCGCGCCGACGCCATCGACCAGTACATCCTCGACGACCCGGAGTACGTCCTCGGCGACGCCATCGAGGACGGCGTCGTCGGGCTCGAGAACAACCCCGTCTACGCCGAGCACGTCCGCTGTGCTGCACACGAGAAACCTCTCACCGGCGACGACCGGGAGTGGTTCGACGGCGACCGGCTCGACCGGGCCGTCGGGATGTGGCGCGACGCCGGCCAACTCGCCGGCGAGCTCTCCCGGGGCGTGCGGTACATCGGGCCGCCACGCCCGCAGTCCGACGTGTCGATGTACGGCGCGGCCGACACCCAGTTCGTCGTCCGCCGTGCCGACGGCGACATCGACATGGAGCCGGTCGACCGCGACCGCGCCTACCGCGACCACCACGAGGGTGCGCTGTTCCTCCACGCCGGCGCGCAGTACCTCGTCACCGAGTTCGTCGAGGATGCCCCGCAGCCGTACATCACGGTCGAGCGCGTCCGTACCGACGAGTACACGGAGACGAGCTCCGAGAAGACGATTCGCGACCTCGAGGTCGAGGAGCGCCGCGAGCTCGGCGACGGCTACGCGCTGGCACACGGGACGGGCACCGTCGAGATACACTACACCCACTACCAGCGCAAGAACATCAGTACCGGGCAGGCGACGACGCCGCTGCAGCCGACGGGGCTGCCGCCCGTCGAGCTCCGAACCGACCTGATGTGGGTCGAGACGCCGCCCGCCCTTCGGGACGACATCCTCTCCGAGGTCGGCGGGCTCGACCCCGCAACGGCGTCTGAGGGCGAGGTGATGGAGGTGTTCGGCGGCGGCCTCCACGGCGCTGAGCACGGGATGATCAAGCTCACGCCGCTCGAACTCAGGCTCGATACGGGCGACCTCGGCGGCCTGAGCACGCCCATGCACCCCGAGACCGGTGTGCCGACGTGGTTCATCCACAGCGCGGTGGCGGGTGGCCTCGGCTTCGCCCGGCGCATCTACGAGCGCGCCGAACCGCTCGCCCGGCGGACCCGCGAGCGCGTCGCCTGCTGTGACTGCTCGGGCACCGGCGGCTGTCCGGCGTGCATCATGGACTCCCAGTGCGGCAACCAGAACCAGTACCTGCACACCGAGGCGACGGTCGCCGTGCTGGACAGGCTTCTGGACAGGGCCTGA